The genomic segment ATTCCTAATTTTGTCTCTGGAGTTCCTCTAGTAATTATCTATTTATCCTAGTGATAGTAAGTAATataatagtaagaaaaagattgAAAGAACAAAATGTAATGGTAGAATCCACAATAATAGTCTATCTAAAGAGGATGACACATATATTATAGACATAACCCTAGCTAGAGAACTTTTAgctatttactattttattacaAGTTTATAACATATCTATGAACAAGAAATAATGTAAAGAGGTAAATAAGTAACCCTATATAATGTGGACTTAGCCATTGCTCTGTCTCAACAAATCTCTCTAAACAATAATAATTTTCccctaaaaatatttaaggatGGGGATTTATAATAGTAAAAATGCCTAAAAGATCACTCCAATTTAAATTGGGACAAGGGAAAATTTCCCATAGCCATAATTGACTCGGTGTGTGAACCTTTTTTCCTCACCCTGGAGCTTGCACTATGAGCTCCATTTGCTCGCACTGAGAAACTTCTCTTTAAGTTGTAAACTTCTAAAGGGGTCTACTTTTGACCTCCCCCTTTAGCGTTGGAACTCGCTTTGTGATCCACTGGTTTTGCCTTGAACTTTTATTCGCAAAATTCTTCTACTTtagtctatttttattgtttttcacATAAACTGCACAAAACACCTTTCATAAGTGATAAATCATGaatcaaacatgaaaatataatattgatCTATATAATCCAAATAAAACAAAGCATAAATGTTGACAAAAGGTTGTGAATAGAAAGTGTATCTCAAACCTTCATCATGACCCCACACTTTACTCTTTGTTTATTCTTGCATAACCGCTAAGCAGTTTTAGCTCAAACACCACTTCACCATGTAAGATCAATTGGTTATTTTTATCTAGATTACCAAAATACGTAAAACATGCAAGCAACTCTCATACAAAGTGCGTTGACCATGTCAAAACTAAACAATTCTATCACAATGACGTAACCTCTACAACCGACTCTTTACTCAATACATAGGGCCAATTACAATCATATAGTCAAGTAAAGAAATTGAATATCACAAAGTTTACATTACATATGTGTCCTTACATTTTAGATGATATATCCCCTCacatatcacaaaatatcatGATTTCTGGGACACATGAAAAACAAATAACATGCACCCTGACAAATTACTTTTTATGCATATATGGTATACCATAGGCTTTTCTTTGATGTCATACTCTAATAGAAAAATTGATAGAAATATAGAATCAAAAGTCTTCATTTGGATGTAACATCAGCTAAGGAATGTATAGGAAATATTTGGTCTAACTAGTGACTAATCTCCCTATGCACTTTAATACTTTTACTGATACgactcgaaccagggccttgtcataatgggcattccaagtccaacaaggatcggggaccacctctgttacccaacccaacctccaaatacgcataccctaagtcggatgaattttgagcGTATAACAAGGTAGAATTTATTATAATCCCAGACTCTGGGATGGTCCataactgtgaccaacccaaacaagtccaaccatctagCACCCAATCAATAACCATaataaaaccaaaacaataaccaagttcctacccataacataacataagaggatggaaaaatcataaattcagtcaaaTAGTATCAGTCCCAATGCAAATGCCAATACtgaggatgacaccaatacctaCACCCGTCATTCTAACCCATAGTAATTCTACATAGCttctaacaaaaagaaaaacaatatccgGTTAGGACCTGccctcaaccatagccaaaaccaatatccataaaatgaccaaagtatgtaaagacatccataatatgaaatggagcctttcaaaatatgaaagctcaccacttcaatccaatagctcaTTCTGAATTCGATCACTAtacaagaggagtagaatggttggttcctacatcgcgtggggatacagccgcctgaagatgggttagagagtgaacactagcaagtactcaggataaggataaaataatgtcaaccattaaaactaagtaaaccaaccatatgcattcaaaACCAtgggcatatatatatacatatatataaaaccatGATGGAAAAAGAAACCggttttagcatgcctttaaaatcattaacatgGGTATATATAGCTTAACCGTTATAATCTACCCATGGGCtttatgggtctagtgtaaccctaTAAATAGGCCCAAATATGTGTAGTCACAAGAACCGGATATACCATAGGAGTAGAGAATTCTTATGTACtatttgctctccatgatacatatatataattataacttaggggattcccatctACCCCATACGGTCATCATGACCAATTGTCATATCggtaaatataagtttccagtgaCTATTCATTGGACTCACatcttcacagttagctatcacaccccaccattattgcccaattaaaaccattaccatacaaccaaGACgatcattccatttattattaaccaaggctataagtaatggtatcatcatactaattatagcttgcaagtaatgtccttagccaactttttatgaataagggattcccatgtaaccatagattacattattgagTTGACTTGGAGGAttttcatgtaccccacaagtgtaccattattatgtttgcttgggggattcccttgtacccctacaaggatgtttaattaaccatacccatgaccaccaaaccttattatttaactattccaaactatttaaaccatttattccattttaaggttccattaccaagttataccatgcaatagtttcattaaaagtccaacaatatagtaaaagtattctcataggtgttttatcaaacatgttgggggcatagtatttccaaaaccaaaaccaattaccaattaatcattcccatgcaaccaattgtcaaaaccaccattaaagcatgtaaatccataataaaaatatgaaaaaccataaccaagcatttataatcaaaacccctAACATACGATTGAAAACTCAAcaccatacaataattatgccatgaaaacaattcataaaatatgcctttagttggaattaaCAATAAAAGTGGAGTAAAGTGCCATAGATTATGAATgtgatggagataaatcacccctacaagccccaaattgattctCTAGAGAAAACTCTAGCCAAGTTTTATCTAAGAGCcttagagagagtttctaagtgttttagattagaataTTAGGCTAAATGATGTCCCAAAAATGTTATAAGTTGTGGGGCCTTGAGAGATTAAGTGGGGAAATTTTGagattacccccacttaaatgGTGTAAAAATCCcacaggagggtacgaccactccatacaagtcgtaccccaccatacgagttgtacccaCCGCTTGTACCCTAGGCCTTCTCTTGAACCCCAAtattgtccaacatatgactatCTAAGAAAATTCGTATCCAATCATACAACTAATACCCTTGACCCGTACCTACCAGAGAATAGAAATCAAGTGAagtcactcgtactcagatccaagttaagtcaCCAAGTTTCAGATAAAGTGATGGAAAAGCTAAATCATACGAACCATTACCCACCATCCGAATCATACCTACCTAAGTCAAAACCACACTAGAAACTAATCAATCCCACCAACCAACCCTGGTCAGCATACGAACAAGACCATACCAACCATACCCCATTATACAACTAGTACCCCTTtgtcatatgatgtccaaaaatcagaattctagaaaattttctaaggttcctaAACCCAAGATGTTTCTTTTACTTCAacattttggttttttctttacGTCtctaaatttcaactttttatttaaatttttttatgtcctTTCTTATCTTTAAGAACTTGCCCTATACCTTTTaaacttttttcattttctttccaCACCAATTGTTTTTGACTCACCATCCTCTTacttttacttttatgttttaaCTTTAAAGTGCACTTAAAActttttgcatcaaattaatgcaAGGTTTATCAACAAGAGGTaaaaactaactaaatgatatctaaaaaatagactaaaaagaCTTAAAGGGCCAAACTATTGATAATGAAAAGGTAGGAAAAAATATTGTAAGACATTCTCTTGATAAGAAATCTCTTAATCACTACAAATCTACACTTTGTTTCAGTTTGTACACACAATGGGCAAgttctaaatatctatataaaatatgaaatatacaaaATGTCACTACACAGTGGCACACAAGTGAGTAAATTGACTCCTATCAACTCTCAACCTAACAATACGATTGAATTCAATGTAAATATGTTTAATCCTTTTTATTCATTTAGAGTCAATCTTAGAGCATACATATCTCAAataaaatatatctatattttttcacAACATAATTAAGAGATATACATAACATTTTCTTAGCATATCTTGATAAAACATCATAATTATTCAAGGTATTTAAGTTACACTCTtctttttattctaaaataatataaaagtaagaaaaaatcaTACGACGTATGATTCAAAGGACTCCGTTGGAAAAgaacataaaacaaaaatcaacagTTGACTATTTAAACTAACTGCTAGTACAACAAATTAAACAACTAATTTAAAAAAGAATCATAAAAGCAACCAAGTAATTTCTCTATCTCACACTTAAAATTGTGCGTTGTCATTAATATCTATTATAAATCATATAAGGGTAAAGAAACTCTCTAGATTGCCAAAGATCAAAGCTTTAGAAACTTATGTCATGGCATACTCAGACTTCTCTCATATGTTGTTCTTCATATGAAAACCCTACTTATAGTGCCAACCATTTAGCTTAATTCTGCATTCTTCCAATGGCTTTCCTTCTATGCTCATAttcctataaaaaaaaatattattaatattattattactataataataataataataataataataataataactgttACAGTAGTGACAATAGCAatagtaataatgataataaaagaaAGCAGTAAAGTTAGGTTGCCTCCCAACAAGCACCTAATTAAACGTTGTTGCACGACATAATAAATGTTTTCCCCCACCTCAAACTTATGAATGGTACCCCTAATCTTGCTTTATCTTCACAGTTATGCTCCAGGGGTGGAGGTACAAATAGAATTAGGCCAAGTGACCAGTGTAGTCTATTGCACTTTATGGTCTTCAAATGGGAAATGTAATTATGTCTTCTTTGTCACAACAACATCAAAAATGTAACCATTTTGTTCCTCATATATCGACACCTCCATTAGTTATAATGGATTGTCACTATTAATCCATAATATCGAGAAGTGATTTGAATGAGGTATACTACACTTAAAACCTAAAAATCACTCTCTTCTTTACATCACTATATTCATATACATTATAATCTTCATAATTAATGTCATCCACTTTTTTCACATGACGCAGATGTACTATTTACAACACAACATAATCCACAAAAATGTAGTTTAAAgaatatatttcttctttttgctcTACAATATGGTTAGTATCCACAATAATTGGTGGTTGGGTATTAAACACCTTAACCTTATTGTTTAAGTGAGCCTATAGTAAGAGATATCTGAGccaaattattcaacctcttgtCTAATCTCTATTCTCCCTTTACTAAATTATTTAGTGATGTTAAAAAGATCATCCCAGATAAAcccatataattttatttattgagcTTGTTCCTCAAGCCATGATTGGTGACACGATCCAAAATCAAACCATGATTGAATTTACTATAATACCCTCTCTCTCCTTCAGTAGATAAGTCAAGTCCCACAATAATACAGTAAGTAATAAGCTAATAACAATGAAAGCACACATAAAAATAAAGGGACACTATATAAAGATACAAAATAGGCCTTATCAAAAATAAAGGAAGACAATATATTGAACACATATTTTTGAACATGGTGTCACCGCTACAAGAGCCCCTAAAGTATAAGAGTAGCTAGACAAACACACATATACCCAAAAAGTATGAAATATAGACAATAGGTATAGGAGGGAAAGGGATAAGTTGCTAGATGTCAAGAACTCATTGCAAATCCAATCAATCGATGCTTACAAATAAGTAGGAATCACTGAGGATGACTTGTACTAGGAttgacataaaaaaaaatgaaaaagtgtaTTATTAGGACAAGAACACGGCTACTCATTAGGCATCATAGGCCGACAGAGTTTAGGAGAATAAATATATACTATAAACTACAAGAAAGTGACCTGCAGGTGAAAAAGTCTCATTGGTCCATAACACAACACTAAACTAATAATGTATACATGTAATTCATACaaacatacatgtatatatatatatatatatatatatatatataatagccACATACTACAATACATCATTTCATATTGCATAGCATCATTCATGATTTTGACCTCGAACGTAGTTACGTGTCCCAAAGTCTTACCTCAATACGTTCAAAATACCTTATCGAATAGTAAATAAGTCTCCAAGTAAAGGTGGCCCGATACGTGCTCCTAGCTGGACATAGAAAAATAGTGGCTTGATACAAAGCATTACCTCGAATTTAGTAAAAAATGTTACGCTTTatcttataaaaatttaaaataaaaaatcaatatttttttccaaatcaaaACTATTCTCCGTGTAAATGAGTGTATGAGTATGCAAACATTGGCACAAAGATAAATGCgcgtacatacatacatacatatacatacacatagatatatatacatatacatatacatacatacacatacatatatatatacacacacacacacttaaaCTATAGCCACAAGCCACCAAGAGTCCCGATATAACACAAATTCCGGGCCATAAGTCCCACAATCTCAACGAACAGGAAAGTATAGAGTAAACTACATCATAACCTATGTTAAAAGCTTTAACCCTAATCTACCATAAAATTCTACCCCAACTCTAAGTTAGCGATCCCTAATCTAAACCTGGCTTTAACCTTACTCTACCATGAAATTCTACCCGAACTCTAAATAAGGGATCCCTAATCTAAAcctaatactccctccgtttcaagaAAATGACctagtttttttttagtttgtctTAAAACAAATGTCACTCTCCTTTATTGGGAACACTTTAGTTCTGAATTCCTATgggacatgtttaagaccacaagattaaagaacattttgataaatatgatagaaatttaatttaactttaatttaagactacaagattcataagtttttttcattttcttaaactctgtgtcaagtcaaaataggtcattctcTCTGAAATGAAAGGAGTACTAAATAAGCATCCTAAAATTAAGCTTAACCATGGATACTATTTTTAAGTCCCCAAATTTGGCCAATAAActagaagttcaagaaaaaattatACCTAACCATAAATTCCCCTATCATATAGGAAATTTATACTATATACGATTTATCTTACCTAAGTTTAAAGAAGAAAGACCATAACCTACCTCGGGGCCAAACAACACCCTTAAACTGTCACAAAGTTGTCTTCCCCTTCCGCGAAGCCTTAAGAATCTCTCCAACTACCATATACGATAATATATACATCAAAAAAGactaatgacacccatattgataAAACAGAATTCAGGCTAAAAattaggtcaaaaatcaatcctTGAGGAGCGATGACGTTTCCAACACAATTACTCTTCTCTAAGGGTAAGGATTTCATCTAAAGAGGTTGGAGATGATGGAAATTAATTTGGGCATCAAAATAGCACAGAGAGCTCACTTTAATGGAGGAAAACCAAGAATTAAATGTTGAAACCCATGTTTTAAAGATAgaattaaagttagaaaaagtaagaaaataaaataaaggagagaTTAGACTTACCAGATGATGAAATCTCCATGAATTACCTTAATTCCCCCTAAAATGAGCTCACGATAGCATGCAAATGTAAAATGCTTGAAGGAAATGGGTCTTAAATGACCCTCGATTGTCGCTTATGCACAGGGTTAGCTGCATGCATGCCGCCACTTACGTGGTGGACCTTCACTTGAAGTAAAAGCCACTATGGTGCCAGGACTCCATCAAAAAGAGGGAAAGTCGGTAAAAGTGGTCCGACAAAAGTAGAGAAGTCCTGCACAAATAATAGCCCCCTAATATTATCAGCCAATGGTGGTAAGGACAACCTTCCATACAAGCAGCTCTGCATAAGCAGGCCAAGTTCCGTAGAAGCAGTTGTAATAGGTACACCTACACTAACAACTTAGGCCGATAATTTCAAGTTTTAAAAGAAacctcgggattcattcaaaacCCCATGAACACAAATAAAACATGCTACTCAATTGGAAATGATattttgaactcaataaaattgaaaaaatgaccAAACGAGGTTATCTTGGTAAAATGTTGATTGAAGTCAACATATATCAAAATTCACTAAAAACCCAACCAAGTACCTGAAATGAGTTCAAAGCCTTGGTAACCAAACCAACGGTTATCCTAGCCTAAAACCCGCCTTTTAGAGCtaatgaaatttttagaattctCAGTCGAGCTCATTTTCCAAGAATGTTGACCGAAATCAAACTTTAAAGTTAAAAGctccaaaaaaaaatacacaactaGAACCCAACCGAACTCTCCGAGAATGGAACCATCTATCCCCTTATGTCACAATAGAGTATAGGATCTATGGAAACGGTCAAAatgataaaaacaagaaaatgaccatgagggtcattacaattggCTCACTATCTCTTCTCTATGCTTGTGGGAGCTCTCTCTTCTTTTATTTGAGGTTCATCTTGAATATTGATCAAGTATATAACTTGTTGATAAATACAAGTTCCAGCCTTAACCTACATCTATGTAAGCTTGCCACTAGTCCTTTCCAAGGCTTCGGTCTATTCTGATAGTCTATCTGTCTCCCAGTCATAGCAATTCTCTAATTACTTCAGCATATCAATAACTTGTGCTAGTGTTGCTCCAGTCATTCCATTATTCATTTCATCTCACTACAAACAACAAGAGAGTCATAACAGGGGCACGAGATGGTCATCCTAACCACCACATATATTGCAAGTATTCCCTTGAAAGAAACCATTTCTGAAAATATTATAACAATTTTGCAACAAGTGGGGTCTTCCAAAATCAAGACAAAGATCACCATAATAAGAATACCCCTCATTCGACCAATTAAAATTTTACAATGTCATGTcaagaatgataaaaaaattctactcaaaattatatatactgaaatataaaattaaataaaaattttaaaaatataacttagataattaattattttttaaaactccGGTAACCATGCCAAAAGCTTGTTGCCTCCCagagcacacacaagtgtacataaTCGTCAAATAATATAGTGATTCTAAGCAGTCAAATGTCGAACCCAAAAGgatttataattaattatctactaaactaaactagctctatatatatatctacccAATTTATAATCCTTAAGGGCGATTGTGATCCAATAGGTGGAAAGGGCAAATTTGAATCATTTTCAATGCGCTGAAGGTATTTTTAACATTTCTCATTTTAAAAACTGAATATAGGTTAAATGGAGGAGACCAAATAGGTGGTCAATGAAGTTTTATACAGTAAGTAGGGCAGTCGAAACTGGCGTTTGACGGCTCAAGACTGCTTTGTCAAGGGCTAAAGTACACAAATAACCAATTTTAGGAACATCGTTTAAATCATACTTACAATGTGTAAAAATTTGCAGGTCTATCCACTTCGGAACAAGTCCAAACAAACGATGTCCAAAATTAACTTTGTCAGAGTATTATCACATAGCTGACATTTGGtcattttttgttgaattttagtCACGTGTCTAAATTCAATCATTTATGCATGAAGTTCAGCCATTTTTACGTGAAGTTTAAGCATATGTAGctaaaaattcaattatctttgcCTGAGCTTCACCTATACGTGACTTCAGACATTTTTTTCGAGTCTAACCTCAAACGCCACATTTTTAAAGTTGGTCCAAAGTGGtacatacaaaaatatttaaaatgtaaataaataagataCTGTGAAATTTTACATTGTCAGCTCTCAATAAGATTCGGACTATATCCTCAACAAAACGGATTATTTCACTAATTactcaaaaggaaaaggaaggCAAGCGAAAAAGTTGGGAGATATATGGTTACGATTCGTTTTTGAGGGAACCCTTCCGCTACTCCCTCTATTGAATGATTCCTTCACAATGTAAAACAAGAATGTGAAAGTTACGTGTAATACGTATGGAGAACCGGAGAAAGAAACACACAACAGGAAAAACTGATGCATCAGTAATCCATACAGACCTCACTCTTCAgaacaacaaaaaagggaaaaagggatttcttttgcttccatccttgcaTGCGGTAAGAACTAAAACTACATATACTTATTTGTTCTTTTGCTACTTGCATCACTGCATGCGTAATGCAGCTAGCAAATCATTACGGTTTTCTtatctctaatatagagtttctATAACATGTCTGTTATTAtgtttatgataatttatgatgtatTTTCAGTGTCGGCATTACCATGTCCGATCCAGTGGAAGAAATTGTTCCTGAGTCATCAGCGAAAGGGAGCCTCGCTcaacatgattattcttcttcACCATCCACCGACGGCGATGGCTTACGACGCCCCACCAACGACAAGTCTCACCTCTTTGGCCGCCAGAAACCTGTCCATGCCGCTCTGGGCGGTGGCAAACGTACATCTCTTCCATGTTATATGGCATCCTTCTCTTGATTGACTGTTCATAACATAACATCTTTCTACATATGGAAACTCTTTAGCTTTAAATTTTACATACATTTTACCATCAAACGACATCTCATTGTTATAGTCATAGGATTATCATTGCATATTTAAAACAAGAAGTTCCAAAACTACTTTTTATAGCGCAAAAAGTGTCTCTGTATATTGAACTTTATGTCTAGTAAAACAATGTCATATAAACAAAACTGAAGGACTACTTATTTTTGCATTATATCTGCGTCAGTCTTGATTTTCTGTGTGAACTTACTATTATTTTGTATACACACTCTTGTTTCAGCCGCTGATATTTTGCTGTGGAGGAACAAGCAGATTTCAGCAGGGATGCTTACTGCGGCAACTGTCATTTGGCTTCTCTTTGAATGGATTGGTTATCATTTGCTCACTTTTATTTGTCATTCTCTCATACTTACCTTGGCCATCTTGTTCTTTTGGTCAAATATCTCCCACTTTGTCAACAAGTGAGTACTTCCCTTGCCTCAAAACATCAATTTGTCTTTCACTTGCCTGGGAATACTATTCTCTGGATTTTGTCATgcacttgacatgtatttggatgATATTTTGTACTTTGAGGACTTGAAACTTTGcagttatatatattttgttagtTTATGATGTCTGAACTAACACCATTTCTAAGACCAAGAAGCACCacttttttatgttttgatgtaaaTGTGTGTTGCTTTATAATTGCAAGCATAACATTAATTATCCAAATTCATTCGTATGAAAAGTCCTATATAGATATATTACATGTTTATAGTTGCTATGCTTCTTGCTTCTCCCACCTGTCCATGTATGTAGATTTAAGATAAGATCGTTTGTACTCAATGGCAGGACTCCTATGGAATTTCCAGAGATTGTATTGCCAGAGAAGTTGTGGACACAGGTTGCTCTACTTTTGAGGGACAGATTCAACTGGGCATTTGGTGTCTTCTGGGAAGTGGCTTCGGGAAAGGATTTGAAGAAGTTTCTCTATGTACCTTTCTCCCCCTACCTGTCAACTTTGTATTATCTATAATTTCATGTACACAACATGTTAAAAGGATGTCAATCTGCAGACTATTGTAGGCTTGTGGATTGTGTCGATTGTCGGCAGCTGGTTTGATTTTCTGACCCTTTTTTACATCTGTAAGTTCTCTTACCTTTTCTTCTTTCCACATCGGCTGCAGAAGCCAAGCTTACAAAAAATTTCACTGTTAGCGTATATTTTCTTTTAAGCTATCAGTGTATTTTAACTTCTTGTAGCAGCTAATCTGCCTTATTTTCCAGGTAATCACATTTTGTATATGCAATTTACCTGTAGTTAAGTCTTAGGTGACCATATATTGTAAAAgtttttatttatagaaaaactCTTCTGGAAATGCAATAGACTGCTCATTTTTACGGACCAGGTTTTCTTACCTCCACTTATGAATCTCTGGTTGCAGGAAACTTTTCTTGCAActatatctttttcttgattaGTATATCTATTGACTTGCAGGAACTTACAGAATTTCTAGTGACGGAATAACAGATTTTCAATGTTTAAATGAGGAAGAAATTAGGAAGTTTAGGATAGTATAGACTTCATAATTTCTCAGCTCCAATTCACCTAGATAACTAACTAGGACTATTTGTTTACAGTATTTGTCATGCTGTTAACAGTACCCTGGTTCTATGAGAAACATGAAGATCAAGTGGATACCTATGCACAGAAGGCCAAAAAAGAACTCAAGAGACAGTATAGTCATTTGGACGAGAAGGTTCTTCAGAAACTACCAAAAGTTCCTTTCGTCAAAGACAGTAAGCAGCAGTGATGATATTCTATTTCCAGGCAGGTAACGGCATCATAGTGGAAGTATCCTTTCTCATTTACAAGCAATACTACCAAGGAGTTCTTATGCTTCTGCATTTTagggagaaaaaaagaaagtttgTATGCTTCTCCGCAATTAACTTTGAGGGATTGCTAAATGTATTCCCCCTTGAAGCACTATCTATTCCTTCGGTCATTGTTGGTTTGTTATACGCTAAGATAACTTGGCCGCGCTTCCCACGCTCATTAAAGAATCAATATTTTGTTTCGATTAATTTTATATTCACTTTATTGTCTAACTATAATATTATCACTTATTAAATGAAGATTATTTCTAAACGATGACAGAAAACAAAGCTTAACATCTATTAAGCGAGGGATAATACATTCTTTATCTACATGTCAAAATATAACCATTTGTGATATTTTACTTTACCTCAACACACTGAATCAACATAAAAAATCATTGGAAAATGAGAGAAAGCACGTTAGTAAAACGAAAACCAAAGTCAGAAAAAAAAGcattttcaagataaaataaattaaaatatgaaaaaagggaCTAATATATcccgaactatgataaatgatacatatatactaaCTATCATACTTTTGATACACATATGCTCCTACCATTAAAGAAATGGTACGTATATTTCCCTCACATTAACGGTAGGGACATATGTGTACCGAAAGTATGACAgggtatatacataccatttatcGTAGGTCGAGGATACACTTGTCccttttacattttaattttttttatcccaAATTCACTATCCGAATTAATAAACCCATTGAAAtccatttcaaaccaactcaatccaacctctattttttgtTCGAACCCCGATACTCCctctgttttttcttttaaatatgaaCCCCAATCAAATTGTAGCGATTGGTCGTTGCTACTATTTGGTATTTACTGGTTGGAAGAAATGAGATTAAACCGGAGGTGGTGGAGCTAGGGGTGTGGTGATGGTTGGTATTTTGGTTCAATAGAGATGGTGGCTATATGGTGTTGATCCATGGTGGGTAGTTTTTTTCAATGAAATTTCGCTGAGAGTTGAAACGTGAGGAGTTAttggttaatgattttttttt from the Capsicum annuum cultivar UCD-10X-F1 chromosome 9, UCD10Xv1.1, whole genome shotgun sequence genome contains:
- the LOC107841975 gene encoding reticulon-like protein B5, with the translated sequence MRVGITMSDPVEEIVPESSAKGSLAQHDYSSSPSTDGDGLRRPTNDKSHLFGRQKPVHAALGGGKPADILLWRNKQISAGMLTAATVIWLLFEWIGYHLLTFICHSLILTLAILFFWSNISHFVNKTPMEFPEIVLPEKLWTQVALLLRDRFNWAFGVFWEVASGKDLKKFLYTIVGLWIVSIVGSWFDFLTLFYILFVMLLTVPWFYEKHEDQVDTYAQKAKKELKRQYSHLDEKVLQKLPKVPFVKDSKQQ